The proteins below come from a single Sorghum bicolor cultivar BTx623 chromosome 4, Sorghum_bicolor_NCBIv3, whole genome shotgun sequence genomic window:
- the LOC8085841 gene encoding RING-H2 finger protein ATL39 isoform X1 codes for MSSNGPTGAAADAMEAAAAVGSYRVCDTVVLVCLASASVLIVFTVAFCFRRAFANGYAAAAVAANSAEATAANGRSRCGLAPSALSAIPKLAYRRGAGATAGAGWAQCAICLALVRDGETVRLLPACGHLFHVECIDLWLRSHATCPLCRRDVVEAPAEKIGVERG; via the exons ATGTCGTCCAATGGTCCCACCGGCGCCGCGGCGGACGCGATGGAagctgccgccgccgtcggcAGCTACCGGGTGTGTGACACGGTGGTGCTCGTCTGCCTGGCCTCCGCCTCCGTCCTCATCGTCTTCACGGTGGCCTTCTGCTTCCGCCGCGCCTTCGCCAACGGGTAcgcggccgccgccgtggcTGCGAACAGCGCCGAAGCCACCGCTGCCAACGGAAGAAGCCGGTGCGGGCTGGCGCCGTCCGCGCTGTCGGCGATCCCCAAGCTCGCCTACCGGAGGGGCGCCGGCGCCACCGCTGGCGCCGGGTGGGCGCAGTGCGCGATCTGCCTCGCCTTGGTGCGGGACGGGGAGACGGTGCGGTTGCTGCCGGCGTGCGGGCACCTGTTCCACGTCGAGTGTATCGACCTGTGGCTGCGCTCTCACGCGACCTGCCCGCTTTGCCGGCGTGACGTCGTCGAGGCTCCCGCCGAAAAG ATCGGAGTAGAGCGGGGTTAG
- the LOC8085841 gene encoding RING-H2 finger protein ATL39 isoform X2, which translates to MSSNGPTGAAADAMEAAAAVGSYRVCDTVVLVCLASASVLIVFTVAFCFRRAFANGYAAAAVAANSAEATAANGRSRCGLAPSALSAIPKLAYRRGAGATAGAGWAQCAICLALVRDGETVRLLPACGHLFHVECIDLWLRSHATCPLCRRDVVEAPAEKV; encoded by the coding sequence ATGTCGTCCAATGGTCCCACCGGCGCCGCGGCGGACGCGATGGAagctgccgccgccgtcggcAGCTACCGGGTGTGTGACACGGTGGTGCTCGTCTGCCTGGCCTCCGCCTCCGTCCTCATCGTCTTCACGGTGGCCTTCTGCTTCCGCCGCGCCTTCGCCAACGGGTAcgcggccgccgccgtggcTGCGAACAGCGCCGAAGCCACCGCTGCCAACGGAAGAAGCCGGTGCGGGCTGGCGCCGTCCGCGCTGTCGGCGATCCCCAAGCTCGCCTACCGGAGGGGCGCCGGCGCCACCGCTGGCGCCGGGTGGGCGCAGTGCGCGATCTGCCTCGCCTTGGTGCGGGACGGGGAGACGGTGCGGTTGCTGCCGGCGTGCGGGCACCTGTTCCACGTCGAGTGTATCGACCTGTGGCTGCGCTCTCACGCGACCTGCCCGCTTTGCCGGCGTGACGTCGTCGAGGCTCCCGCCGAAAAGGTTTGA
- the LOC8059034 gene encoding RING-H2 finger protein ATL43 — protein MSSEKHTKPQLINHLILTLISDMITIHSYTSLLSIPDHQSEPHHYSHNNSLLAPTRRPAELAACPRTARHDALPWQGIPNLVADSQLMSVMSTVLDASPGTPPPSPPPPPPGHRGCCTSGATLELVGAFTAVCLVLYGVILYMNYLYVRWSGHDGVHRTDSGAGLPARKRPAGGIDKAALAAMPVLRFKADANGFGGGEGDSPMECAVCLSAMQDGDAVRALPGCRHAFHVACVDAWLCTRATCPVCRARPSLPPPQQAPKAGAKVPGSSGRQPDLDLESQV, from the coding sequence atgAGCAGTGAGAAGCACACCAAACCACAGTTAATTAATCACTTAATCCTCACTCTAATCTCCGACATGATCACGATCCACAGCTATACAAGCCTCCTGAGCATTCCAGACCACCAATCCGAGCCCCACCATTACTCCCATAACAATTCCCTGCTCGCACCAACCCGGCGACCAGCAGAGCTTGCTGCTTGCCCAAGAACCGCGCGCCACGACGCTCTGCCTTGGCAAGGCATCCCTAATCTGGTAGCTGACAGCCAACTAATGAGCGTCATGTCCACGGTGTTGGACGCGTCGCCGGGGACTCCAcctccgtcgccgccgccgccgccgccgggccaCCGCGGGTGCTGCACCTCCGGCGCGACGCTGGAGCTGGTGGGCGCGTTCACGGCGGTGTGCCTGGTGCTGTACGGGGTGATCCTGTACATGAACTACCTGTACGTGCGCTGGAGCGGCCACGACGGCGTGCACCGGACGGACTCCGGCGCGGGGCTGCCCGCACGGAAGAGGCCCGCCGGCGGGATCGATAAGGCGGCGCTGGCGGCCATGCCGGTGCTCAGGTTCAAGGCGGACGCAAACGgcttcggcggcggcgagggggaCTCGCCTATGGAGTGCGCGGTGTGCCTGAGCGCCATGCAGGACGGGGACGCGGTGCGCGCGCTGCCCGGGTGCCGGCACGCGTTCCACGTCGCCTGCGTCGACGCCTGGCTCTGCACGCGCGCCACCTGCCCCGTCTGCCGCGCGCGCCCCTCGCtcccgccgccgcagcaggcGCCCAAGGCCGGCGCCAAGGTGCCCGGATCCTCCGGCCGGCAGCCGGACCTGGACCTGGAGAGCCAAGTGTAG